The following is a genomic window from Synechococcus sp. JA-2-3B'a(2-13).
CTCGTCCCGCACCTGCTTCACCTTAACGCGCACCACCTCCGGCGGATCCTGTGGGCCAACCAACGCCTTGAGGCGATCCCCCATGCGCTGGATAAGCTGTTTCACCTGCCGAGATTTTTCGCTCCAAAAGTTCTTTAAGCCTTCCGCTTCCGATTTCAGCCGTTGCGGAGCATCCTCCTTAACCACCACCGCGTCCACATCAATGGCTTCCACGTCCTCAGGCAGGAGAACAGCCCGCCCCCCCCAAGGCTCGGCAATGCTGCCACCCAGAATATAAGCGGCAATCGCTCCAGTCTCCCAGTCAAAGAGAAAATCCTCAATCCAGCCGACCTCTCGATTCCCAATGCGCACTGTGCGACGGTAAAGAGAGCTGATGGGGGTTAGGGGGGTAGCAAAAACGGTAGAGTAGGTCAGCAGCGCGTCTGGCCCGATGAGAGAAATCTGCTCCAGGGGGGTGTACCCCTGCTGGCTGGTGAAGTAGCATACCCGCCCTGTTGGGTCAACCCAGATTTCTTCTACGGTACCCAATGCGGTAGCAGTGCTGCCATCGAGGGCCAGCAGGCCCACCACTTGGCTACGTCGGATGATCTGTTCCATAGAGTTCATCGAAGTTTATCTCCTTGATGGGTTAGCTGGGCAGCCTCAAAATCCGCGGTAGTGGCGCAGTTGCCCCCTGAGCCGGGCAATTTCCTGAGCCATGTCCAAGACCATCGCTGCCCCCGTCCAGTTAAGCCCCAAGTCTCGGTGTAGGCGGCTCATTTGCAACAACCGCCTGAGCTGTTGGGGGGTCAGGTAGCTGCTCTCGGCCTCCACTAAGCCTTGGGCCAGCAGCCATTCCAGCAGGTGGGGAGGGATCCCCAGCAGTTCCGTGGCCTGCTCGAAGGTATAGAGCCGTTCTTCTACCCGCACAATGGCCAAACTCATAGACTCACCTCCTGCAAGTGGGCGCGGGGATCCCAGCTACGGCTTTGCCGCAGCTTTTCGTAGAGATCCCGTTCGGTCTGGGAAAGGGATTTGGGTGCCACCACCTTCAGCCGCACCAGCAGGTCGCTCCGCTGGCCTTGGGGATCCCGCCAGCCTTGGCCGCGCAGCCGCAGGGTTTGGCCGCTGTCTACCCCGGCAGGGATCCTCAGTTGCACGCGACCCGTAGGGGTGGGAACTTCCGCCGTCCCTCCCAAAGCCGCCTCGTCAGGAGTAATGGGCAGCTCGCAGAGCAGGTTGTCTCCGTCAAAGCGGAAGAAGGGATGGGGGGGCAGCTCCAAAGTGAGGTAGAGATCCCCTCTTGGCCCGCCAAAGGGGCTGACCTGGCCTTTGCCCTTGACGCGGATGCGACTGCCCGGCTTAGCGCCGGGGGGAATGCGGATGGTTAGCGTTTCTCCATCTAGGTTCAGCCGTTTCTGGGTGCCGTGGAAAGCTTCTGCCCAGCTGAGACCCAGAGTGCCCTCCACATCCTGCCCCGGCAAATCCACCGAAACAAACGGCCCAAAGCCGCCGGCGAAGCCCTGGAACCCGCTGCGGCGGGATCCCATACGGCCCAGCAGCTCGTTGATAAACTCCTCGAAGCTGGCGTATTGGGCGAAGCCCTCCATGCCCGGCATTCCAGCAGCAGAACCAGTACCCACCCGCTGCCAGTACTGCCCAAACTGGTCGTAGCGCCGCCGCTTTTCCGGATCAGAGAGCACCTCGTAGGCTTCGTTGATCTCCTTAAAGCGTTCCTCTGCTGCCTTGTTGCCGGGGTTCACGTCGGGGTGATACTGGCGGGCCAGCTTGCGATAGACGCGCTTGATTTCCTCGGCAGAGGCATCTCTGCTGACGCCCAGGATCTTGTAATAATCCTTGAAGTCACTCGCAGCCATAGGCTCACCCCTGCAAGGTTAGGTTAGAGTTTTTCGGGCTATTCTCAGGATATAAGGTTGCAGCTAAAAAAAAATTGGAGCAGACCCAGAACACGTACAGGCAGAGCGGCGAGATGGCGCTTTACTGTGCTCTCGCTACTTCGGAAACTTTTTGGGCTAGGGCTTGCGTTTGGAGAAGATCCCTTTCTCATCTCGTGTGAAAATTTGCTTGACCTTTTCCCAAGCTTTGAGGAGTGCATGGGTAGAGTTATTGCTCTCTTGTTTGGCTTGGTTGTAGGCTTCCACAAAGGTTTGCTGCGCTTCTTCCGAGAGGTCAGCGCGGATTTCCGGCGAGATGCTCTCTGGGGTTAAGTCTCCCTCTGGCTCACCGGGCAAGTTCAAGTCGGCAATGGAAACTTCCTCTCCGCCAGCACTCTGCAGCAGCCAGTAAATTTCGCCCGACTTCTCTTCCGGTACTTGCACCACCAACAAGAACTCGCCCGCCTGTACCCGGGTTTGGTAGATGGCGGCTTTCTCCTGCGGCATACCCAAGGCAATCAGGGCGGATCCCAGGCCCGCTCCCAGTGCTCCGTACAAAGCGCCGCCCGTTGCCCCCAACAAAGCGGCTCCCAGAGGCCCAGCGGCCACCACTGCCCCCAAAAAGGGAATGAACAGCACCCCCACGCCAGTGAGCAGCCCCAGCAGGGATCCGAACAGGGATCCATAGATGGCCCCATTGGTCAGACCGTCCAGAACCACCTCTTTGCGGGTGATAAACCCGGTAATTTTGGCTTCGGTTTGAAAGTTGCGGCCAATAATGGAGATGCGATCGTTGGGAATGCCACGGTTCAAAAGCCGCTGGATACACTCTTGCAGCTTGCCCTCTTCTTTGAAAGCGGCGGAAGCACACTTTTTGGGAGCTTGGGCAAAAGCGCTCATACGCAATCTCCTGCTGAGTTTTACAGTGCCAAGGCAGGTTTTTTAACCTTTTCCCTGCTACTACTCTCGTCTTACTACTCTCGTCTATTGTCTCCCCTCTTCAGCAAAGGACTCGGTCGCAGAATCGCGAACCCCCTGGAGAAATCCCTGTACTGAGGATGCCAATTCCATCCTTACCCCTGGCCTCCTTCCAGGAGAGGGGAGTTGGGATTCAACGCACGCTACTTGCTGCCGGAACGACTGTGGTGTTTGGAAGAGCTACAGCAAGCGGATCCCGGCCATCAAGCCCTGGCAGACCCCCGTCAGGAAATCTGGATCTAGGGTTTCCAAGGTATCGCTCAGCTTGTGGTAGTGGGGGTTGCGCAAGAAGGCGGTGTCGGTAACCATAACGGCAGGGTAACCCGCATCCCAAAAGGGGGAGTGATCGCTCAGGCGAGTGGCAGGCAGGATTAGGCCCCGCTGCCCGGCCAGCAGCCAGCAACAAGGGATCCCCGCTTTCTGAAAATCATGCTGCAGCTTGAGCAGATCCCCCCAGGTGGGCCAGTTGCCGATGAGACCGATGTAATCTCCCCGGTTGGGGTAGAGCTTCTCAAGGCCGGCGGGATAGTCCTGGGATCCGGGGGTGGGATCCCGGTAGCCCAGCATTTCCAAAGACAGCATCAGCCGTAGGGATTGCCTCTGACGTTGAAGAAACTGGGCGTAAGCCCCACTGCCCACCATCCCCCGCTCCTCCAGGTCAAAAGCCACCAGCCACAGCGGAGAAGAAGCCGGCTCGGCAGCAAAATGGCGGGCCAATTCCAGCAACACCGCTATGCCGCTGGCGTTGTCGTCTGCTCCAGGGGTTGCCGGAGCGGCGTCGAAGTGGGCCCCAATGAGAATGGGCGGGCGACCAGAACGGGATCCCGGCAATTTCAAGATCCAGTTGCGGTGCAGGCGGCCACCGGCCTCAAAGGGGAAGGACTCTAGGGATCCCCACTTAGAAAGCTGCTCTTGGATGTAGCGCTCCACCTGCTGATGGCCCAAGGGCGACCAGTCGGGATCCCGGGGCTGGGCCACTTGCTGCAGATGAGCCTCTAGGCGCTGCCGCAGGTCTTGGAGATCTGACGCCATCATGAGCTTCCCACTCCAGACCGGGCAACTTGAGCATGGATCTGTCGGGCCAACTCCAGGGTGAAGTAGCGGTGGGATCCCACCGTTCCCGCCAACACCCGAAAGGGATTCTCAGGATCCCCTAGGTGATCCAACACCAAAGCTGCCCCGGAAAAATCCTGATCCCGGGTATAGTCGTTTACCGTCACCACAGTGGGGACCCCCGCTTGTTGGGCCGAGCGCAGCCCATTCTCCGAGTCTTCAAAGGCCAGGCAGGCCTGGGGGGGCAGCCCCATTCGCTCCAGAACATAGTGGTAAATATCGGGAGCAGGCTTTTTGGCGGGGACCACATCTCCGGCAGCGATCACTTCAAACCAGCTTAGGCTCTCCGGCAGTGTGTGCTCCAAAAGGGCTGTTACATTTTCCGGCGTGGTGGTGGTGGCAATGGCCAAGCGGATCCCAGCAGCTCTGGCCTCCTGCAGGAGGCGCTTCACCCCTGGGCGGAGTGGGATCCCCCCTTGGGCCAATAGGGCAGTGTAGTGGCGGGTTTTGGCCTGGTGCAGCCGGGCAATGAGGGCATTTAAATCTTCACCAGGGGGTAGCGGCGGCTGGCAGGTTGCAACGAAATGGCGAATGCGCTCTTTACCCCCCGTAATGGCCAGGAGTTGGCCGTAGAGCTCCACCGACCAGTGCCAGTCCAGCCCTGCCTCGGCAAAGGCGGCGTTGAAGGCCACGCGATGGCCATCCCGCTCCGTGTCCGCCAGCGTGCCGTCCACATCGAAAATCAAAGCTTGCAGTTCCATGCGTACCCCCGCTCCCCCCCAGCTACAAGCGACCCTATGCTACCCCATGGTTTGGGTGCTCTCAGCCTGGTTTCTGGGAAGGCCGACAAGATGAGAGAATGAAGCACCGGTTATCCAATCTCGCCATGAGCTTCGATTTTGACTTGATCATCATCGGTGCCGGCGTCGGCGGTCACGGCGCTGCTTTGCATGCTGTCGAATCCGGCCTGAAAACCGCCATCGTCGAAGGTGCAGAAATGGGCGGCACCTGCATCAACCGCGGCTGCATCCCCTCCAAGGCTCTGCTGGCCGCCTCAGGACGCCTGCGGGAACTGCAACATAGCTCTGGGCTGGGCATCCAAGTGGGATCCCTTCAGGTGAACCGAGAGGCTATTGCCAATCATGCTGCCCAAGTGGTGGAGAAGATCCGCGCCGACATGACTCGCTCGCTGGAGAAGCTGGGGGTAACAATCCTGAGAGGGCGAGGCAAGTTGGTGGCACCCCAGCAGGTGGAAGTCCAGGAAGAGAAGGGATCCCACACCTACACGGCACAGGATGTCATTCTCGCGACGGGCTCCCGCCCCTTTGTGCCCCCCGGCATCGAGGTGGATGGGCGGACGGTGTTTACCAGCGACGAGGCGGTGCGGCTGGAGTGGATCCCGGAGCGGCTGGCCATTATCGGCAGCGGCTACATCGGCCAGGAGTTTGCCGACATCTACACCGCCCTGGGATCCCAGGTAATCCTCATCGAAGCCCTAGAGACCCTGATGCCGGCTTTCGACCCAGACATTGCCCGCCTGGCCCAGCGAGTGCTGATCAAGCCCCGCTCCATTCAAACCTTTGTGGGCGTGCTGGCTCGGCAGGTGATCCCCGGCCAGCCGGTGACCATTCACCTGTCCAACGGGGAGACGCTGCAAGTAGATGGCTGCCTGGTGGCTGCCGGTCGGATCCCGGTCTCAGAGGGGCTGGGCTTGGCCGAGTTGGGCATCGACACCGGCAAACGGGGGTTTATTCCTGTCGATAGCCGCATGGCCACCGATTTGCCTCACCTCTGGGCTATTGGGGATGTGACCGGCAAAATGATGTTGGCTCACGCGGCGGCAGCCCAGGGGAGAGTGGCCGTGGAAAACATCTGTGGCCGTACCGCCTACATGGACTACCTCAGCATCCCGGCAGCGGTGTTCACTCACCCGGAAATGGGTTTTGTAGGGCTGACCGAGCCTCAGGCCAAGGAAGAAGGCTACAGCGTGGGCACAGTGCGAACCTACTTTGGCGGCAACTCCAAGGCCATTGCTTCGGGAGAGACAGAGGGCATGGTCAAGCTGGTCTTTGACAAGAGCACCGGCCTACTGCTGGGATCCCATATCTTCGGGCCCCATGCGGCGGATTTGATCCACGAGGCGGCTCAGGCCATTGCTCGCCGGGCCACGGTGCGAGAACTGGCCGGCTTGGTGCACGTTCACCCCACCTTGGCAGAGACGCTGGAGGAAGCCTACAAGCGGGCAACTCACGCTCTGGCAGGGGCTTAGCAACGGTTGGGAAGATCTCCCCGCTCAAAACCTCAAGAAAACCGTAGGATGGGGGGGAACGCGTGGGAGGAAGTGCTTTTGGTGAGCGAAGCCGAGATTACCCGGGCGGTGCAGGCCCAGTACGAGACGTTCCCCTACCCTCCTATTCCTTACGACCGGCCCTTTGAGGGCTTCTCCAGTCTGGGCAGCTATACCTTGGCGCAGTACGCCCGCACCCGTAGGCTGCAAGAGCCCACAGGATCCAGGTTTTTGGTGGCCGGGTGTGGCACCGGCTGGGAAGTGCATGGCATTGCCGCCAGCAACCCCGGCTATGGTTCGGTGGTCGGGATCGACATCAGCCGCCCGGCCCTAGAGATTGCCCAAAAGCGAATTAAGCACCACGGCCTACGCAACTGCTCCGTGCAGTACGGGGATCTGCTGGATCCCTCTACTTGGCCCGAAGGCAGCTTCGACATGATCAGCTCCTACGGCGTGATTCACCACACTGCAGATCCGGTGAAGGCTTTGAGCAATCTGGCATCGCGGTTGGCTCCCGATGGGGTGATGGCGCTGATGCTCTACAACCGTTCAGGCCGTTGGCATCTGTACCGCATTCGGCGAGCCTTGGAGTTGTTGGGCATCACCCCACCTGCAACCCCAGAAAAGATCGAATTTGTGCGGCAACTGCTGAAGGGAGCCAGCCCCAATTCCCTTTTGGCCAAGCACGCCAAGGCTCACCAAGAATACTATGGACAAGATGAAAACATTGTCGATAATTTCTTCCATGCCAATGATATTCCTTTCGACATCGGCGAGATTCCCGACTTGCTTGCCCAAGCCGGGCTGGAGTTTATCGATGTAGCCCCCTACTTGGACTATTGGAATGCCAGGCCGTTGATTGCCGCCACCCACCCGGAGTTCCATCGCCGCTACGAGGCCCTTGCTCGCATCGACCAACTGCGGGTCATGGAGTATCTGGAGCCTCTGTATCACACGCAAAATCTCTTCTGGTGTTGCCATCAAGGGAAAAAGGTGGACCACTGGGATCCCTTTACAGTCGAATTTTTTAAGAGCTCCCGCTGGCAACTCAACCCCTTGTTCGTCCGCTATGGCAGCGTGCGCTACTGGGATCAAAAAATCCCCTTTTCAGATCTGTTGGGCAAGCTGGATCCGGCCCAGATCCTGACCCAGAAGATGGATATTTTCTGGCCCGTCGCCCGCATCCCGGGCAAGATGATGGCCTCTACCCGCTACCAGGTGGTGGAGCTGCTGCTGCCCCTGGCCAATCAAGCCCGTTCTGGCGCTGAGATCCTGGCTGCCCATGAAGAGAGAGCCGACCACCTTCTCAACCTATTTCGACAGTGGGAAGCAGACCGGTTAGTCCTGCGGGTTGCCTAGCTTCTGGTTATTCCAAACAGTCCAAATCACCAGGGTCAAAGTCTGTTCCATGCTAAGGTTGTATCATGCATGACCGAGGACGGTGCTTCTCCCCAGGCATGTTTGCGCCGGCGGTGCGGAGCACCTCTACTGGGACATCTTCGCCACAGCTTTCCCTGTGAATAGAGCTGGCAGATCTGGATCCCGATCAACATCCCTGACAACCCCAACGCCAGAGCTGGTAGGAGGCAAGGATGGCTGACTACAATCGCGGCATTATGAAGTTCAAGGGGGCAGATAGCCCAATTGTCGTTTTGATCTCGGCAGGGATTGTGGCCGGTGTGGTTTCGGCCCTGATCTGGTGGGCTTTGCACTTTGCTTACGCAGCTTGAGTCTCAGCCCATATCAGAAGCCGAGGTCAGTTTTTCCTACATTGCCAGCCTTCCGAGCAAAGGAGGGGAGTGGGACGAGGCTTTCTTGCAACGCTTGCGGCAGTCTCTTCAGCGTTGGTACCGTGAACACGGGCGGGATCTGCCCTGGCGCCGCACCCGGGATCCTTACGCCATTTGGGTTTCGGAAGTGATGTTACAGCAAACCCAGGTGGCAACAGTTATCCCCTACTTTCAGCGCTGGATGCAAACCCTGCCCGGGATCCCAGCATTGGCGGCAGCCCCCCAGCAGCAGGTGCTGAAACTGTGGGAGGGCCTAGGCTACTACCGGCGGGCCCTGAACTTGCACAAAGCTGCCCAAATTTTGATGCGGGAACGGAACGGCGAGTTCCCCAGGGATTTGGAGCAGGTGTTGGCTCTGCCGGGGATCGGGCGCACCACGGCTGGCGGCATTCTCAGCGCTGCCTTCGATCAGCCTTTGCCCATTTTGGATGGCAACGTCAAGCGGGTGCTGGCTCGCTTGGTGGCTTTGCAGCAGCCTCCGTCCCAGTGTCTGCCCCTGTTGTGGCAGCTTTCCCAGCAATTGTTGGATCCTGTGCAGCCGCGGGCTTTTAACCAAGCCCTGATG
Proteins encoded in this region:
- a CDS encoding HAD family hydrolase: MELQALIFDVDGTLADTERDGHRVAFNAAFAEAGLDWHWSVELYGQLLAITGGKERIRHFVATCQPPLPPGEDLNALIARLHQAKTRHYTALLAQGGIPLRPGVKRLLQEARAAGIRLAIATTTTPENVTALLEHTLPESLSWFEVIAAGDVVPAKKPAPDIYHYVLERMGLPPQACLAFEDSENGLRSAQQAGVPTVVTVNDYTRDQDFSGAALVLDHLGDPENPFRVLAGTVGSHRYFTLELARQIHAQVARSGVGSS
- a CDS encoding ChaB family protein translates to MSAFAQAPKKCASAAFKEEGKLQECIQRLLNRGIPNDRISIIGRNFQTEAKITGFITRKEVVLDGLTNGAIYGSLFGSLLGLLTGVGVLFIPFLGAVVAAGPLGAALLGATGGALYGALGAGLGSALIALGMPQEKAAIYQTRVQAGEFLLVVQVPEEKSGEIYWLLQSAGGEEVSIADLNLPGEPEGDLTPESISPEIRADLSEEAQQTFVEAYNQAKQESNNSTHALLKAWEKVKQIFTRDEKGIFSKRKP
- a CDS encoding chaperone modulator CbpM; this encodes MSLAIVRVEERLYTFEQATELLGIPPHLLEWLLAQGLVEAESSYLTPQQLRRLLQMSRLHRDLGLNWTGAAMVLDMAQEIARLRGQLRHYRGF
- a CDS encoding class I SAM-dependent methyltransferase produces the protein MSEAEITRAVQAQYETFPYPPIPYDRPFEGFSSLGSYTLAQYARTRRLQEPTGSRFLVAGCGTGWEVHGIAASNPGYGSVVGIDISRPALEIAQKRIKHHGLRNCSVQYGDLLDPSTWPEGSFDMISSYGVIHHTADPVKALSNLASRLAPDGVMALMLYNRSGRWHLYRIRRALELLGITPPATPEKIEFVRQLLKGASPNSLLAKHAKAHQEYYGQDENIVDNFFHANDIPFDIGEIPDLLAQAGLEFIDVAPYLDYWNARPLIAATHPEFHRRYEALARIDQLRVMEYLEPLYHTQNLFWCCHQGKKVDHWDPFTVEFFKSSRWQLNPLFVRYGSVRYWDQKIPFSDLLGKLDPAQILTQKMDIFWPVARIPGKMMASTRYQVVELLLPLANQARSGAEILAAHEERADHLLNLFRQWEADRLVLRVA
- a CDS encoding DnaJ C-terminal domain-containing protein gives rise to the protein MAASDFKDYYKILGVSRDASAEEIKRVYRKLARQYHPDVNPGNKAAEERFKEINEAYEVLSDPEKRRRYDQFGQYWQRVGTGSAAGMPGMEGFAQYASFEEFINELLGRMGSRRSGFQGFAGGFGPFVSVDLPGQDVEGTLGLSWAEAFHGTQKRLNLDGETLTIRIPPGAKPGSRIRVKGKGQVSPFGGPRGDLYLTLELPPHPFFRFDGDNLLCELPITPDEAALGGTAEVPTPTGRVQLRIPAGVDSGQTLRLRGQGWRDPQGQRSDLLVRLKVVAPKSLSQTERDLYEKLRQSRSWDPRAHLQEVSL
- a CDS encoding M28 family peptidase, with the protein product MMASDLQDLRQRLEAHLQQVAQPRDPDWSPLGHQQVERYIQEQLSKWGSLESFPFEAGGRLHRNWILKLPGSRSGRPPILIGAHFDAAPATPGADDNASGIAVLLELARHFAAEPASSPLWLVAFDLEERGMVGSGAYAQFLQRQRQSLRLMLSLEMLGYRDPTPGSQDYPAGLEKLYPNRGDYIGLIGNWPTWGDLLKLQHDFQKAGIPCCWLLAGQRGLILPATRLSDHSPFWDAGYPAVMVTDTAFLRNPHYHKLSDTLETLDPDFLTGVCQGLMAGIRLL
- a CDS encoding photosystem reaction center subunit H: MNSMEQIIRRSQVVGLLALDGSTATALGTVEEIWVDPTGRVCYFTSQQGYTPLEQISLIGPDALLTYSTVFATPLTPISSLYRRTVRIGNREVGWIEDFLFDWETGAIAAYILGGSIAEPWGGRAVLLPEDVEAIDVDAVVVKEDAPQRLKSEAEGLKNFWSEKSRQVKQLIQRMGDRLKALVGPQDPPEVVRVKVKQVRDELAKGGKFDLSLLDEAAEFLQHKWETWQHRLSRAAQRMQAALQAAWEKLTE
- the lpdA gene encoding dihydrolipoyl dehydrogenase; the encoded protein is MSFDFDLIIIGAGVGGHGAALHAVESGLKTAIVEGAEMGGTCINRGCIPSKALLAASGRLRELQHSSGLGIQVGSLQVNREAIANHAAQVVEKIRADMTRSLEKLGVTILRGRGKLVAPQQVEVQEEKGSHTYTAQDVILATGSRPFVPPGIEVDGRTVFTSDEAVRLEWIPERLAIIGSGYIGQEFADIYTALGSQVILIEALETLMPAFDPDIARLAQRVLIKPRSIQTFVGVLARQVIPGQPVTIHLSNGETLQVDGCLVAAGRIPVSEGLGLAELGIDTGKRGFIPVDSRMATDLPHLWAIGDVTGKMMLAHAAAAQGRVAVENICGRTAYMDYLSIPAAVFTHPEMGFVGLTEPQAKEEGYSVGTVRTYFGGNSKAIASGETEGMVKLVFDKSTGLLLGSHIFGPHAADLIHEAAQAIARRATVRELAGLVHVHPTLAETLEEAYKRATHALAGA